The Heyndrickxia acidicola sequence ACCAGGATTCAAAGGAAATTTTATTAAAAGGTCTGGAAAAGCTTGAGTATAGAGGATACGATTCTGCTGGGATCGCAGTGAAAAACGAAGACGGAGTTCATGTTTTTAAAGAAAAAGGACGTATTGCGGAGCTTCGCCAAATCGTTGATCAGGAAGTTGCAGCAAATATCGGGATCGGCCACACACGCTGGGCTACTCATGGAGTTCCAAGCAAGGAAAATGCCCACCCGCACCAAAGCAACTCCGGCCGTTTTACATTGGTTCATAATGGAGTCATTGAAAACTATTCACTACTTCAACAAGAATATCTTCAAGGTGTAGAGCTTAAAAGTGAAACCGATACGGAAATTATTGTTCAGCTTATTGAGAAGTTCGTACAAGAAGGCATGGATGTAGAAGGTGCTTTCCATAAAACTCTCACATTGCTGACAGGTTCCTATGCTCTTGCTCTTCTTGATGCAGAGAACAGCGACATCATTTATGTAGCAAAAAACAAAAGTCCGCTTTTAGTAGGCGTTGGTGATACGTTTAATGTTGTAGCAAGTGATGCAATGGCTATGCTCCAAGTAACAGATCAATATGTTGAGCTTATGGATAAAGAAATGGTTATCGTGACGAAAGACAATGTTACTATCAAAAATATGCAGGGTGAAATTGTTGCACGCAATCCATACACTGCCCATATTGATGCAAGTGATATTGAAAAAGGAACATACCCTCATTATATGCTTAAAGAAATTGATGAACAGCCCCTTGTTATCCGCAAGATTGTTCAGGCATACCAGGATATTAACGGTGAACTGACCGTGGATTCCGATATTGTTAATGCATTGAATGAATCAGACCGGGTTTATATTATTGCGGCCGGAACAAGCTACCATGCTGGGTTAGTAGGCAAGCAGCTAATTGAAAATATGGCTAAGGTTCCTGTTGAGGTGCATGTATCCAGTGAGTTTGGATATAATATGCCGCTTCTTTCTGAAAAACCATTGTTTGTCTTTATCTCACAAAGCGGTGAAACAGCTGACAGCCGTGCAGTTCTTGTTAAGGTGAAGGAGCTTGGCTACAAGTCCCTTACCATTACAAACGTTCCAGGATCCACTTTATCCCGTGAAGCGGATTATACTTTGCTGCTTCATGCCGGCCCTGAGATTGCGGTTGCTTCTACAAAAGCATACACTGCCCAGATTGCTGTTCTAAGCATATTGGCAAATGTGTCTGCTAAATCTCGCGGTATTGCACAAAGCCTTGACCTTGTTCACGAGCTTGGGATTGTTGCCAATGCCATTGAAGTTCTTTGCGATTCCAAAGAAGAAATGGAGAAAATTGCCCGTGAATATTTAACGGTTACGCGCAATTGTTTCTTTATCGGCCGTTCCATTGACCATTATGTTGGTCTTGAAGGAGCTTTAAAGCTGAAAGAGATTTCTTATATTCAGGCTGAAGGCTTTGCTGGAGGAGAATTAAAGCATGGAACTATTGCTTTAATTGAAGAAGGCACACCAGTCATTGCATTAGCTACTCAAGCTAACGTAAACTGGAGCATTCGCGGAAATGTTAAAGAGGTTGCTGCCCGCGGCGCTTATCCATGTATTATTTCCATGAAAGGCCTCGACACAGAGGGAGACCGTTTTGTGATCCCTGAGGTTCATGAATTATTGACACCCCTTGTCTCTGTTATTCCTTTACAGCTTATCGCGTATTATGCTGCTCTGCACCGCGATTGCGATGTTGATAAGCCGCGTAACCTTGCGAAGAGTGTAACGGTGGAATAAAATAAATATACTAAAATAATGTACGCTTTTTCCCCTTTTAGACTGTGATGTCTAAAGGGGTTATTTTATATAAAAATAACCGAAAAACTTACAATTGAACTTTGCTTTATAAAAAGGATTATAGAAAAAATGGGTTAAAATATTTATTTTTGAGAAGCATTTAATGAAAGCTTATTAGCGCTTATAATGAAAAGAGAGAAAAACAAAAGCTTAAAAAAGATAGGAAAGAAAAATGATGAATATACATGTACGTGATGCAGCCTTAAATGATTTACCTGTGATTGTGGATATATATAATTCGACAATACCAAGCCGTTTAGTCACTGCAGATATCGAGCCGGTTACAGTGGAGAGCAGGCTGGGGTGGTTTCATGAGCATTCCCCTGATAGACGGCCATTATGGGTAATAGAATGTGACGGCCTGATTACTGGTTGGGTCAGCTTTCAATCCTTTTATGGAAGGCCGGCATATGAGGCTACAGCGGAAGTGAGTATTTATTTTCACCAGAATTTCAGGGGCAAGGGAATGGGCAAATTTATGCTGGAAAAAGTGATGGATTCATGCCCGGAACTGAAAATTAAAAATCTATTAGCCTTTATTTTTGGACACAATGAACCAAGCCTTCGTTTATTTTACCGTCATGGTTTTGAGAAGTGGGGGCATCTGCCTAATGTAGCCGAGCTTGACGGTATAGAAAGAGATCTTCTGATTTTAGGCAAGAAAGTTTAATAAAAAAAGACGAATTATTTGCCCAGAGGGTGACTCAAAATGCGGTTATAAGCGGCCTTTTGAGTAGCCTCTTTTTTATTTTTGGATAGAAAGAGGAAAAAGGGAGAAGAACAATTGGTGCGAATAATAGCAAGGTGTCTCTGATATAAATTAATTTTGGCAGAAAAGAACAGGCAGGACGATCAGAACGCTGGTTATGTCTATGTACAATCCCAATTTGGATTCAACTTAAAGATTGATTAAAGCGAAAAGAAATGCTTGTAGTGGAAACCAACAAGCAAAAATAGTTGCTGTAGCCAAGGTCACTTTGATTTCATTGAACCATTTGGGACAGCCTCGTATTTAATAGAGGATAGTGGAGTGTTTTAGTGCGTTAAAGCAAAGAAGGGGTCAGACCCCTTCTTTGCTTTAACGCGAAAAAGCGCCACCCGAGTATTAGCAAAAAATTTTGTTATAGGCCTTCATTTAGTTAAAAAAATAGTTCTTCCGCAATATCCTTAAGGGAAAATTAAGAAAATCTCTCCATAATAAGCTTATCCCAAAGCAGCTTGCCAATCTGATCGGATGATGAAGAGCAGGCAAAGAAGGCTGCAGTCGAGAGAATATATGGAAGAGAGGAAAGCATAGTGAAAAATTGGGTAACAGCTATTATTATTATTGTCTTATTAGTCGGCGGGGGCTATTGGTACTTCGTTAAAGCAAAGCAGAATACACAAGCGGCTAGCACTACTATTACGCAAACCGCAGCAGTCCAAAAAGGGAATATAGATGTAACTGTCAGCGGGTCAGGTGATGTTGAATCTGCGAACAGTGAAGATGTAACATCCGGATCATCAGGCCAAGTGGACGAGATACTTGTTTCAAATAATGAAACGGTGAAGAAAGGCGAGGATCTGGTTACTTTTACAGATGGCAGCGATCCAATTACTGCACCGATATCAGGAACCATTACATCCTTAACGGCTATAAGCGGCCAGCGGTTGAATCCGGGTTCTGTTGTCGCTCATATTACAGATTACAATAATTTACAGACGACAATCAAAGTAGATGAGCTCGATATCCCTCAAGTACAAACAGGCCAAACAGCTACAATTAAGATAAATGCATATCCTGATCAATCTTTTACAGGCAAGGTTACAAGCGTGGCACAAGAAGGTAATGTCTCAAATGGTGTTTCCACTTTTGATGTGGTAGTGAGTATTTCAGATCCAAAATCCATTAAAATTGGAATGACCACAGAAGCAGATATTTTAACTGCGAGCAAGAAAAATGTTCTGTATGTACCAGTCGAAGCTGTCCATACGAATGGAAATCAAAAATTTGTTATCGTTTCGGGAGCAAATTCCAGAGGAACTCAAATGGTTAAAACGGGCGTCCATAATGACAGTAATGTTGAAATTACTAGTGGGTTAACATTAGGTGAACAGGTAATGCTTCCTTCAATAGCGAGAAGCTCTACTAATGGATCTGCAAATGGAAGCAGATTCGGAATGGGCGGCGGATTTGGCATGTACGGCGGAGGAATGGGAGGAATGCACAGCGGCGGCGGATACGGCGGAGGAAACGGCGGTGGATACGGCGGCGGATACGGTGGCGGAAACCACGGAGGTGGAAACTAACCATGGCTGAATCCATTATTTCCATTCGTAATCTTGTTAAGACCTATACCTTGGGCGGAGAGACTGTTACAGCTCTCCATCGTGTTTCTCTTGAGATCGAGCACGGTGAATTTCTTGCCATAATTGGCCCTTCAGGCTCGGGCAAATCAACTTTAATGAATATGATCGGCTGCCTTGATAAGGCGGAGTCAGGAGAATATATGCTTGAGCAGCAGAATGTCGGGAAGATGAATGATAACCAACTGGCTGCCATACGCAACCAAAAAATAGGCTTTATTTTTCAAAACTTTAATCTTTTATCAAAGCTGACGGCACTGGAAAACGTTGAATTACCACTTATTTACCAGGGGGTTGGGACAAACGAGCGCCGCAAGAGAGCACAGGAATGCCTTCAAAAAGTGGGGCTTGAGGAAAGGGCTGCCCATCTTCCTACACAGCTCTCAGGCGGTCAGCAGCAAAGGGTGGCCATTGCAAGAGCACTTGTATGCAATCCGGCAATTCTTTTAGCGGATGAGCCTACAGGTGCGTTAGATAGCAAGACCAGCAGTGAGATTATGAACGTTATGAAGGGCTTGAATGAATTAGGCCATACCATTGTTCTCATTACGCATGATTTGGATGTCGCAAAGCAGGCAAAAAGAATCGTGCAGATCAGAGATGGAAAGCTCTTCGAGTATGGAGGTGATTCAATTGAAGCTGCTTCCCTCTATTAAGCTGGCATTAAAAAATATTAGAAGCTCAAAGCTAAGAGCAGTGCTTACGATGCTGGGAATTATCATCGGAGTTTCATCCGTTATTGCTCTCGTTTCCATCGGACAGTCTTCTACACAATCTGTTGCACAGCAAATTAATAGCTTAGGTACGAATCTCTTATCTGTGAATGTAATGGATACGTCAGAAGGTCAGCTGAAAGAAAGTGATGTAGATTCATTCAAAAAATTATATGGGGTGAAGGATGCAGCACCTGCTGTTAACGGCAGAATTACTGCGGTAAATGGAAAAACCTCCACTCAGGTCAGTTTGATTGGTACTACAGAATCCTATCAAAACATCCGTGATACGAAGGTAGCAAACGGAAGGTTTTTAGCAGATATTGATAATGAATACAGAGAGAAAATCGCTGTGCTGGGTTCCGATACGGCAACGACCTTATTTGGTGCGGATAATCCGGTAGGGAAGGAAGTGCAGCTCAACGGAAACTCCTATAAGGTCGTAGGGGTTCTTGAATCAAAAGGAAGCTCGATCGGCCAAAGCGGTGACAGTGTAATCATTGTTCCCCTGTCAACGGCACAAAGGGTTCTGGGAACAACAGACATTCAATCTGTCTATGTACAGGCACAAAATGCAAATGTCCTGACATTTGTCCAAAATGAATTAGAACGTTCCTTGATGCCGTTATTTCATAATAATACAGATAGCTACAGTGTGACCAACCAGCAGGATGTATTAGATACCATGAGTTCTGTCTCGAAGACTATGACAATGCTGCTTGGAGGAATTGCAAGTATTTCGCTTTTAGTCGGCGGTATAGGAATTATGAACATCATGTTTGTCTCTGTTTCTGAAAGAACGAAGGAAATCGGAATTCGCAAAGCCATTGGAGCCAAACGCAAGGACATTCTTATGCAATTTTTAATTGAATCGATTGTTCTGAGTGGTCTTGGGGGAATAATTGGAGTAGGAGTAGGCTTTATTGCCATTAAAATATATGCGGTTATCACCAATACGAGCGTAACCTTCTCGCCTCCGTTTACATTTATTGCCTTTGGGTTTTCACTTGTGGTAGGAGTAGTTTTCGGAGTATTTCCTGCTAATAAAGCATCCAAACTTCACCCAATTCAGGCGCTAAGGTTTGAATAAAAGCAGAGAGAGAGCGGCGGCTTCTGATCAGCAGATTCCATCAGTTTTACGTCGCTGATTGGCTGCCTTTCGCTTTTCTTTAACAAAAAGTGATTGCGGGACTGCGCAATCACTTTTATTTTAGGATAAGGAAGTATAAAATTTTTATTAATAAATGAATTAATCAATGCAGTCTTTGCCTAGCTCCAGCGCCTATCGGCGTATGGATTTCTCCGTCTCCTCCGTACGATAAGTCAACATCAGCTCGTACCTCGCTGTGTTTCCTTTATCTCAGTCGGAGACTACGGAATCCGTACGCCGATAAGCAGGCGCTTGCGCTTTTGTTGTGGTATTATAGGAAAAAATGGAGGAATGAACATGAGAATCTTAATTGTAGAAGATAATGAAGCTCTTTTAGGTTCAATGTGCCAGATCCTAGAAGACGAATATGAAATAGATACAGCGACTGATGGAGAAGAGGGGCTGTTCATGGCTCTTCAAGATATTTATGATGTCATCCTTTTGGACGTTATGCTTCCGGATATGAATGGTTTTGATATTTTAAAAAAGGTTAGGGAAGAGCGGGTCGGTACACCTGTTTTATTTGTAACGGCAAAAGACTCCTTGGAAGACCGCGTAAATGGTCTTGAAATCGGGGGAGACGATTATCTGGTCAAACCCTTCCAGGCACCTGAATTGAAGGCGCGGATCCGTGCTCTTTTAAGAAGAAGCGGGAATTTAACGGTTGATCACACCATACGATATCGCGGTATAGAGCTTTTTGGAAAAGAACGTGAGATTATGATCAACGACATCCCATTAAAGCTGACTATTAAACAGTACGAGCTACTGGAATACTTGATACAAAACAGCGGAAAAATTTTAACAAGAGAACAAATATATGATCGTATTTGGGGATTTGAATCTGATACGACGGTAGGAATTGTAGAGGTTTACATCTACCATTTACGAAAGAAATTTGAGCCGTATGGGTATCACAAGGATATTCAAAACGTTCGGGGAATCGGGTATATCTTAAAAGAACCGAAGGAGTAATCTATGTTTCAAAAGACGAGATTGAAGCTCACCCTTGTTAATTCAATTGTGTTCATTTTGGTGCTTGGAATTTTGGGCAGTATTGTATATGGATACGTTCGGACCCATACGTACCACCAAGTGGACGATTCCCTGCTGCAATCGATTCAGGAGACGTCCAGGCCTGGTTTTAGAGGGCATTTGGAAAACCGTAATTTATCCCTTTTAATTTGGGACAATAAAAACAATTTAGTGAATTTTGATTCATTGCCCTATCCTGATCAGCTGCTTTTAAGCAAGTATTCCAAAAACTTTATTCCTCATAATTTAAACACGCTGGACGATGTAAAAGCGGGACCCTACCATTTTAGAACCATCACAGTCAATGCGTTATTTCAAGGGAATTCCGTTAAAGTTGAATTTATTCGTTCAATAGATGCAGAGGCAGCAATGCTTAACACGCTTCTGATTATTTTGCTGGTGGGCTGCGGAGCCGGGATTTTACTATCCGTGTTAGCCGGCTTTTTACTGGCGGATAGAGCGTTAAAGCCTATACAGAGATCATGGAATAAACAGCAGCAATTCGTATCAGATGCGTCTCATGAGCTAAGAACGCCTCTTTCTGTCATTCAAACAAGGGCAGAAATTTTAATTCAGGACCCTATGGCAACCATTCAGGATAAGCTGCCTGATATATCCGTGGTTTTAAAAGAATGCCGCCGCCTGTCCCGGCTTGTTGGCAACCTGCTTACTCTTGCAAGGTCTGATTCCAACATTATAGAGATGGACAAAAAAGAATTCTACCTAGACGAGCTGCTAAATGAAATCGCAGAGCATTTTTCTGAGGTAGCCATGTTCCAAAACAAAACCATTTCTGTTACTTCTGCTCCCCCTATCACTTTTTATGGAGATAAGGATCGCATACATCAGCTTTTAATTATCCTTCTTGATAATGCTATGAAATATACTGGAGAGAACGGTGAAATAAAGCTTTCCTGCTTTCAAACGAAACATCATATTGGATTAGAGGTAGAGGATAATGGAATTGGCATTAAGGAAGAAGATCTTTCGAAAATATTTGATCGTTTTTATCAGGTTAGCAAATCAAGAACGAAAAACGACAGCCTTGGCTTAGGGTTATCTATTGCCCAATGGATTGTGGAAAAGCATTCAGGAAAATTCAAGGTAGATAGCGAGCCGGGGAAAGGAACCAGATTCGAAATTCAGTTTTCAAAACGAAAACAAGGTGAATCAGCTATATGGAATAAAAGAAGCGGATCTTAACATAAGATCCGCTTCTTATTTTATTTGCTTATCTCGTAATCAGGAGATTTTAGTATCCAGATTCCGTTTTTTGTGATTTCTTTTTGCCTGTCCAAGAATAATTGCCATTACAAGGCCTGTACCGGTTAATAATAGCATTCCTATTCCTGCAATTAACCCAATTATGCCAGAATGCAGCTGCCTGATCGTTTGGCTAAAAGAGCCTGCTCCTCCTTGTGGACCAAAATTCCCTCTTCTAAACGACCCATTTCGGAAACCTCCCTGTCCATTGCCGGAAAATCCGCTTTGGCTGTTTTGGCTTACATTTGTATTGCCGGAATTTGATGACCCCTGCCCATTTTGAAATTGGCCTTGCATTTGAAATGCCCGTGCGCCCGTATGGCCTCCTCTGTCATTTCCGTCAAAGTACATGATAATACCAGATAACGATTCTACAAATAAAAATATGGAAGCAATAACTCCGATCCAAAAGTGGACTCTTCTTACTTTTTTCAATTTCTCAATCTCCTTTTGTTTACTTGGATCTGTTAAATATCTATGGTGATCCCTGCTCGTTCTTAGCCCATTCGTAAAACGGCCATTTTACACAAATGAGCTGAAATGTCCTTTAACATAGCCAGTTACTTAATAACTTGATTATGGAGCATCACGCTTAATTTTTGCTTAACCTTTAGGAGGACGTATTTTTTGACCTCATGAGAAGGAGAATGATAGAGTAAAGAATATTAAGTGTTGAAATTTTTTGAATTGGAGGAGGATGATGTATGGCAGAAACTCAAAAACAAATTAAATTGAAAAAACGCCCGTTAGGGACTCCTGTGATGGAAGATTTTGAGTTTACAGAGGCATCTGTACCAAGCCCTTCGGAAGGAGAAGTACTGGTTAAGACGCTATATATCAGTGTGGATCCGTATTTACGCGGACGCATGCAGAATACTAAATCCTATGTTGCACCATTTGAACTGAATGAAGTGATAACAAGCGGCGTAGTTGGCCAAATTGCAGAATCGAAGTCTGAACATTTTTCAAAAGGAGATTATGTAATTGGTATGTTGGGCTGGCAGGAGTATACTCTTGCAAAAGAAAAAGAAGTAAGAAAGATTGATCCCAATCTTGCACCAGTGACAGCGTATTTAAGTATTCTTGGGCTGACAGGCTTGACTGCCTATTTTGGGCTGCTTGATATTGGTCAGCCCAAAGAAGGAGAAACCGTAGTCGTTTCTGGTGCAGCTGGAGCAGTTGGCTCCGCGGTTGGACAAATCGCCAAAATTAAAGGTGCGCATGTCGTAGGGATAGCTGGTTCAGAAGAAAAAATCCGTTATTTGACCGATGAGCTGGGATTCGATGAAGCCATTAATTACAAAACAGAAGATGTTCCTGCTGCATTGAAGAAAGCTTGCCCTAACGGCATAGATGTCTATTTTGACAATGTTGGCGGAGAAATTTCCGATGCAGTCTTCCCGCTTTTAAACCGCCAGGCACGTATACCGGTTTGCGGAGCGATTTCTGCCTATAATAAAGTAGAGGCTGATGTAGGTCCTCGTGTTCAAACAGCCTTGATTAAAACAAGCTCATTGATGAAAGGTTTCACAGTCGGAGATTATTCCAGCCGCTTTAAAGAGGGAGCAGCCGATCTTGGACGCTGGCTGCAAGAAGGAAAACTGAAATATGAAGAAACCATTACAGAAGGCTTTGACCAAACAATTGATGCGTTCCTGGATTTATTTAAAGGCGCGAACCTTGGCAAGCAGCTTGTAAAGGTAGCCGGCGAAATCGAATAGACTTGTAAAAGCAAACTCTTAGGAAAGAAGGGTTTGCTTTTTTTAAAGGTTAAACTTTTTTACTGAACAGGCGCTTTTTTTACAGAACCAACCGAAGTATTAAGAAGTCATTTTATATGATAAGGAAAAGCCCAGGCTCTTTTCGTAATCTTAATCGCTACTTGATACACAAAGTGATGAAAAACCTCAGGTTGAATAGTAATAGCTTACAAAAAAATGCCTTAAAGGCAACATACGGAATGATCCTTTGTACGCAAAGCAACAATCTATGC is a genomic window containing:
- the glmS gene encoding glutamine--fructose-6-phosphate transaminase (isomerizing): MCGIVGYIGNQDSKEILLKGLEKLEYRGYDSAGIAVKNEDGVHVFKEKGRIAELRQIVDQEVAANIGIGHTRWATHGVPSKENAHPHQSNSGRFTLVHNGVIENYSLLQQEYLQGVELKSETDTEIIVQLIEKFVQEGMDVEGAFHKTLTLLTGSYALALLDAENSDIIYVAKNKSPLLVGVGDTFNVVASDAMAMLQVTDQYVELMDKEMVIVTKDNVTIKNMQGEIVARNPYTAHIDASDIEKGTYPHYMLKEIDEQPLVIRKIVQAYQDINGELTVDSDIVNALNESDRVYIIAAGTSYHAGLVGKQLIENMAKVPVEVHVSSEFGYNMPLLSEKPLFVFISQSGETADSRAVLVKVKELGYKSLTITNVPGSTLSREADYTLLLHAGPEIAVASTKAYTAQIAVLSILANVSAKSRGIAQSLDLVHELGIVANAIEVLCDSKEEMEKIAREYLTVTRNCFFIGRSIDHYVGLEGALKLKEISYIQAEGFAGGELKHGTIALIEEGTPVIALATQANVNWSIRGNVKEVAARGAYPCIISMKGLDTEGDRFVIPEVHELLTPLVSVIPLQLIAYYAALHRDCDVDKPRNLAKSVTVE
- a CDS encoding GNAT family N-acetyltransferase produces the protein MNIHVRDAALNDLPVIVDIYNSTIPSRLVTADIEPVTVESRLGWFHEHSPDRRPLWVIECDGLITGWVSFQSFYGRPAYEATAEVSIYFHQNFRGKGMGKFMLEKVMDSCPELKIKNLLAFIFGHNEPSLRLFYRHGFEKWGHLPNVAELDGIERDLLILGKKV
- a CDS encoding efflux RND transporter periplasmic adaptor subunit — protein: MKNWVTAIIIIVLLVGGGYWYFVKAKQNTQAASTTITQTAAVQKGNIDVTVSGSGDVESANSEDVTSGSSGQVDEILVSNNETVKKGEDLVTFTDGSDPITAPISGTITSLTAISGQRLNPGSVVAHITDYNNLQTTIKVDELDIPQVQTGQTATIKINAYPDQSFTGKVTSVAQEGNVSNGVSTFDVVVSISDPKSIKIGMTTEADILTASKKNVLYVPVEAVHTNGNQKFVIVSGANSRGTQMVKTGVHNDSNVEITSGLTLGEQVMLPSIARSSTNGSANGSRFGMGGGFGMYGGGMGGMHSGGGYGGGNGGGYGGGYGGGNHGGGN
- a CDS encoding ABC transporter ATP-binding protein translates to MAESIISIRNLVKTYTLGGETVTALHRVSLEIEHGEFLAIIGPSGSGKSTLMNMIGCLDKAESGEYMLEQQNVGKMNDNQLAAIRNQKIGFIFQNFNLLSKLTALENVELPLIYQGVGTNERRKRAQECLQKVGLEERAAHLPTQLSGGQQQRVAIARALVCNPAILLADEPTGALDSKTSSEIMNVMKGLNELGHTIVLITHDLDVAKQAKRIVQIRDGKLFEYGGDSIEAASLY
- a CDS encoding ABC transporter permease; the encoded protein is MIQLKLLPSIKLALKNIRSSKLRAVLTMLGIIIGVSSVIALVSIGQSSTQSVAQQINSLGTNLLSVNVMDTSEGQLKESDVDSFKKLYGVKDAAPAVNGRITAVNGKTSTQVSLIGTTESYQNIRDTKVANGRFLADIDNEYREKIAVLGSDTATTLFGADNPVGKEVQLNGNSYKVVGVLESKGSSIGQSGDSVIIVPLSTAQRVLGTTDIQSVYVQAQNANVLTFVQNELERSLMPLFHNNTDSYSVTNQQDVLDTMSSVSKTMTMLLGGIASISLLVGGIGIMNIMFVSVSERTKEIGIRKAIGAKRKDILMQFLIESIVLSGLGGIIGVGVGFIAIKIYAVITNTSVTFSPPFTFIAFGFSLVVGVVFGVFPANKASKLHPIQALRFE
- a CDS encoding response regulator transcription factor, encoding MRILIVEDNEALLGSMCQILEDEYEIDTATDGEEGLFMALQDIYDVILLDVMLPDMNGFDILKKVREERVGTPVLFVTAKDSLEDRVNGLEIGGDDYLVKPFQAPELKARIRALLRRSGNLTVDHTIRYRGIELFGKEREIMINDIPLKLTIKQYELLEYLIQNSGKILTREQIYDRIWGFESDTTVGIVEVYIYHLRKKFEPYGYHKDIQNVRGIGYILKEPKE
- a CDS encoding sensor histidine kinase, which encodes MFQKTRLKLTLVNSIVFILVLGILGSIVYGYVRTHTYHQVDDSLLQSIQETSRPGFRGHLENRNLSLLIWDNKNNLVNFDSLPYPDQLLLSKYSKNFIPHNLNTLDDVKAGPYHFRTITVNALFQGNSVKVEFIRSIDAEAAMLNTLLIILLVGCGAGILLSVLAGFLLADRALKPIQRSWNKQQQFVSDASHELRTPLSVIQTRAEILIQDPMATIQDKLPDISVVLKECRRLSRLVGNLLTLARSDSNIIEMDKKEFYLDELLNEIAEHFSEVAMFQNKTISVTSAPPITFYGDKDRIHQLLIILLDNAMKYTGENGEIKLSCFQTKHHIGLEVEDNGIGIKEEDLSKIFDRFYQVSKSRTKNDSLGLGLSIAQWIVEKHSGKFKVDSEPGKGTRFEIQFSKRKQGESAIWNKRSGS
- a CDS encoding PepSY-associated TM helix domain-containing protein; this translates as MKKVRRVHFWIGVIASIFLFVESLSGIIMYFDGNDRGGHTGARAFQMQGQFQNGQGSSNSGNTNVSQNSQSGFSGNGQGGFRNGSFRRGNFGPQGGAGSFSQTIRQLHSGIIGLIAGIGMLLLTGTGLVMAIILGQAKRNHKKRNLDTKIS
- a CDS encoding NADP-dependent oxidoreductase, whose amino-acid sequence is MAETQKQIKLKKRPLGTPVMEDFEFTEASVPSPSEGEVLVKTLYISVDPYLRGRMQNTKSYVAPFELNEVITSGVVGQIAESKSEHFSKGDYVIGMLGWQEYTLAKEKEVRKIDPNLAPVTAYLSILGLTGLTAYFGLLDIGQPKEGETVVVSGAAGAVGSAVGQIAKIKGAHVVGIAGSEEKIRYLTDELGFDEAINYKTEDVPAALKKACPNGIDVYFDNVGGEISDAVFPLLNRQARIPVCGAISAYNKVEADVGPRVQTALIKTSSLMKGFTVGDYSSRFKEGAADLGRWLQEGKLKYEETITEGFDQTIDAFLDLFKGANLGKQLVKVAGEIE